A genome region from Sporosarcina sp. ANT_H38 includes the following:
- a CDS encoding alpha/beta fold hydrolase, whose product MSIYHKVIGEGYPIVMLHGWTLDHQVMLHAMEPLFEKRSGWKRIYIDLPGMGHSESQPSIQNSDDILEAILRLLDEIIPGQPFVICGNSYGGYIARGIVRSRQDTVRGLLLMAPLTIPEFDERVVPQQTVLKRDSNLISHLSPEDAEGFCSMGVVQGQTEWERFRNEILLPSKQTNYEFVNHIRQNGYGFTFDISSKLESPTLIITGRQDNVVGYHDAWRLIEDYPRATFVVLDMAGHNLQIEQTDVFNALVHNWLNRLESENFRPMERAGII is encoded by the coding sequence ATGTCGATTTACCATAAAGTAATTGGAGAAGGATATCCCATCGTTATGTTGCACGGTTGGACGCTTGACCATCAAGTGATGTTACATGCAATGGAACCGTTATTCGAGAAACGAAGTGGTTGGAAGAGAATATACATAGATTTACCAGGTATGGGGCATTCCGAATCGCAACCATCTATTCAGAACTCTGATGATATTTTAGAAGCGATATTACGGCTTTTGGACGAGATAATCCCAGGTCAACCGTTTGTTATTTGTGGTAATTCCTATGGTGGCTACATTGCCAGGGGGATAGTCCGTTCACGGCAGGACACAGTACGTGGATTACTGTTGATGGCACCCTTGACTATACCTGAATTCGATGAAAGGGTAGTACCACAGCAGACCGTTCTAAAAAGAGACAGCAACTTGATCTCACATTTGTCACCAGAGGATGCTGAAGGTTTTTGCTCCATGGGGGTAGTGCAAGGTCAAACTGAATGGGAGAGGTTTCGAAATGAAATTTTACTTCCTTCTAAACAAACAAATTATGAATTCGTAAACCACATTCGTCAAAATGGATATGGCTTTACCTTCGATATTTCATCTAAACTTGAGTCTCCCACGCTAATTATCACAGGACGTCAGGACAATGTAGTCGGTTACCACGATGCGTGGCGACTAATTGAAGATTACCCAAGGGCAACTTTTGTAGTGCTTGACATGGCTGGTCACAACCTACAAATCGAACAAACCGATGTATTTAACGCGTTAGTGCATAACTGGTTAAACAGACTTGAGTCGGAAAATTTTAGACCAATGGAAAGAGCAGGGATTATTTGA
- a CDS encoding YczI family protein: protein MKILRLILAIIVVALSSYALITGIFGGIIPYVLFFIGLMLLVTGITEFREKRKATAITLFLVSGFTFYVSFKILLN, encoded by the coding sequence TTGAAAATACTTAGACTTATTTTAGCCATTATTGTTGTTGCTTTATCAAGTTATGCTTTGATAACTGGTATATTTGGAGGAATAATTCCTTATGTATTGTTTTTCATAGGGTTAATGCTTTTAGTTACTGGAATTACTGAATTTCGTGAAAAACGAAAGGCAACTGCCATTACTCTTTTCTTAGTATCAGGATTTACCTTTTATGTTTCATTTAAAATTTTATTAAACTAA